A genome region from Dickeya chrysanthemi NCPPB 402 includes the following:
- a CDS encoding transporter substrate-binding domain-containing protein translates to MKKNRFFQSVMALCVVSATATFCAGAQAKEWKSVTIATEGSYEPWNLTLPGGKLGGFEPELMTILCQRMNIQCKLVVQNWDGMMAGLQAGKFDVMMDAIVITPERKQVVDFSVPYASTPASFITVKGKLALPVEADKTMIKLTNDPAQIKPAVAGLRGALQGKTIGIASGTVYTPFIDSYFRDVATVREYTASADAILDLQAGRIDAVFDDVTFANSILSKPENSNLTLGGPQLAGPVWGEGEALGFRKSDPELKAKFDAAIKTALADGTVKTLSEKWFKTDVTP, encoded by the coding sequence ATGAAGAAGAACAGATTTTTTCAATCGGTGATGGCGTTATGTGTTGTGAGTGCCACGGCGACGTTTTGCGCAGGGGCGCAGGCCAAAGAGTGGAAATCGGTGACTATCGCGACGGAAGGCAGTTATGAACCCTGGAACCTGACCTTGCCGGGCGGCAAGCTGGGTGGGTTTGAACCAGAGTTGATGACTATCCTGTGCCAGCGAATGAACATCCAGTGCAAACTGGTGGTGCAAAACTGGGACGGCATGATGGCTGGTCTGCAGGCTGGTAAGTTCGACGTGATGATGGACGCCATCGTGATTACCCCGGAGCGCAAACAGGTGGTGGATTTTTCTGTTCCCTATGCGTCCACCCCGGCCAGCTTTATTACCGTCAAGGGCAAGCTGGCGCTGCCTGTCGAAGCAGATAAAACGATGATTAAACTGACGAATGATCCCGCCCAAATTAAACCGGCGGTAGCCGGACTGCGCGGCGCATTGCAGGGTAAAACCATCGGTATCGCTTCCGGCACCGTCTACACGCCTTTCATCGACAGCTACTTTCGGGATGTGGCCACCGTACGTGAATACACCGCGTCCGCCGATGCCATTCTCGATTTGCAGGCAGGGCGTATCGATGCGGTGTTTGACGATGTTACCTTCGCCAATTCCATCCTCAGCAAACCGGAAAACAGCAACCTGACGTTAGGCGGCCCGCAACTGGCCGGGCCTGTCTGGGGGGAAGGCGAAGCGCTGGGCTTTCGTAAAAGCGACCCGGAACTGAAGGCAAAATTTGATGCGGCGATTAAAACCGCGCTGGCCGACGGAACGGTGAAAACGCTCAGTGAGAAGTGGTTCAAAACCGACGTCACCCCCTGA
- a CDS encoding HutD family protein, with protein sequence MHRFSLDTLPVSRWKNGGGETREICRIPSDEPDGDFAWRASIATIEHDGDFSCFPGVDRVITLLSGEGVDLCGEGWQHRLTLHQPFAFAGEQAIVARLCGGVSLDFNIMVDRRCCRAEVSVIKGMTVPASDTGGVAYVLAGHWRADTHRVSSGEGIWWRSSGLCWTPDDDTAVLLLTTIHAR encoded by the coding sequence ATGCACAGGTTCAGTCTGGATACCTTGCCGGTCAGCCGCTGGAAAAACGGCGGCGGTGAAACCCGGGAAATCTGCCGGATACCGTCGGATGAACCCGACGGCGATTTTGCCTGGCGCGCCAGCATCGCCACCATTGAGCACGACGGCGATTTTTCCTGTTTTCCCGGTGTGGACCGGGTGATCACGCTGTTGTCCGGCGAGGGAGTGGATCTGTGCGGCGAAGGCTGGCAACACCGGCTGACGCTGCACCAGCCGTTCGCCTTCGCCGGCGAGCAGGCGATCGTGGCGCGGCTGTGCGGTGGCGTCAGTCTGGATTTCAATATAATGGTCGATCGCCGCTGCTGCCGGGCGGAAGTCTCGGTGATCAAGGGGATGACGGTGCCGGCGTCGGATACAGGCGGGGTGGCTTATGTACTGGCGGGACACTGGCGCGCCGATACACACCGTGTGTCCAGCGGTGAAGGCATCTGGTGGCGGTCGTCCGGCCTATGCTGGACGCCTGATGACGATACCGCCGTTTTGCTCCTGACCACGATTCACGCACGATAA
- the hutH gene encoding histidine ammonia-lyase: MNTEVCWGDAPLTWRELVQVARHGARLSLSDAAWRRIHQSRRIVEQIVDSETLAYGVNTGLGALCNVTLPVADLARLSRNTLLSHACGVGPRLPAEQTRAILCAAIANYSHGKSGIQPDIVQALLTLLNQGVTPCVPSQGSVGYLTHMAHIGLALIGVGEVEWQGQVLPASQALQRIGVAPVTLGAKDGLSLVNGTPCMTGLACLALDDAARQLDWADVTGAMSFEALRGQVVAFDAEVLALKPSSGIQQVGQRLRALLAGSRIIAESEGIRTQDALSLRSIPQIHGACRDQFASSAQRIEMELNAATDNPLVLGTPEQWRVVSQANPHGEAVALAADSLALALCELAGVAERRLDRLINPLVSGLPPFLVAQPGVNSGMMIAQYVAASLCGENRQLAQPAVVDNFVTSGLQEDHLSMGTPAALKLLKLTENVWQVLAIEYLLAAQALDFLGPDNAGAGTRLAWQRLRQQVDVWQEDRWLAPDIARAVQVLRSQDFSW, from the coding sequence ATGAACACCGAAGTGTGCTGGGGAGACGCGCCGCTAACCTGGCGCGAACTGGTGCAGGTGGCGCGCCACGGCGCGCGTTTGAGCCTGAGCGACGCGGCCTGGCGACGGATACATCAGTCGCGGCGCATCGTCGAGCAGATTGTCGACAGCGAAACGCTGGCCTATGGCGTCAATACCGGGCTGGGCGCGTTATGCAATGTGACCTTGCCGGTAGCGGATCTGGCGCGGCTGTCGCGCAATACCTTGCTCAGTCACGCCTGCGGCGTAGGGCCGCGGCTGCCTGCCGAACAGACCCGCGCCATCCTGTGCGCGGCGATCGCCAATTACAGCCACGGCAAATCCGGGATTCAGCCGGATATCGTGCAGGCGTTGCTGACGCTGTTGAATCAGGGCGTCACACCCTGCGTGCCGTCGCAAGGCTCGGTGGGGTATCTCACCCACATGGCACACATCGGGCTGGCGCTGATCGGCGTCGGCGAAGTGGAATGGCAAGGTCAGGTATTGCCGGCATCACAGGCGTTGCAACGTATTGGCGTGGCGCCGGTGACGCTGGGAGCGAAAGACGGGCTGTCGCTGGTCAACGGCACGCCGTGCATGACCGGGCTGGCTTGTCTGGCGCTGGATGATGCCGCGCGGCAACTGGACTGGGCCGATGTAACCGGCGCGATGAGCTTTGAGGCGCTGCGCGGGCAGGTAGTCGCTTTTGACGCCGAGGTGTTGGCGCTGAAACCGAGCTCGGGTATTCAACAGGTCGGGCAGCGCCTGCGCGCCCTGTTGGCCGGGAGCCGGATCATCGCCGAAAGTGAAGGGATTCGCACGCAAGATGCGCTGAGCCTGCGATCCATTCCGCAAATTCATGGTGCCTGCCGTGATCAGTTTGCCTCGTCGGCGCAACGCATCGAGATGGAGCTGAATGCCGCCACCGATAACCCGTTGGTGCTGGGCACGCCGGAACAGTGGCGGGTCGTCTCGCAGGCGAACCCGCACGGCGAAGCGGTGGCGCTGGCGGCAGACAGCCTGGCGCTGGCGTTATGCGAACTGGCGGGCGTGGCGGAACGGCGGCTGGACCGGCTGATCAATCCGCTGGTGAGCGGGTTGCCGCCGTTTCTGGTCGCCCAGCCGGGGGTGAACTCCGGCATGATGATCGCCCAGTATGTGGCCGCCTCGCTGTGCGGCGAGAACCGCCAACTGGCGCAGCCCGCGGTGGTGGATAACTTTGTTACCTCCGGCTTGCAGGAAGATCATCTGAGTATGGGCACGCCAGCGGCGCTCAAGTTGCTGAAACTGACTGAGAACGTCTGGCAGGTGTTGGCTATCGAATATCTGCTGGCGGCACAGGCGCTGGATTTTCTCGGCCCGGATAACGCGGGCGCGGGAACGCGGCTGGCCTGGCAACGGTTGCGTCAACAGGTTGACGTCTGGCAGGAGGATCGCTGGCTGGCGCCGGATATTGCCCGTGCGGTACAGGTGCTGCGCAGCCAGGATTTCTCCTGGTAA
- the hutI gene encoding imidazolonepropionase has product MTIPCDSLWLGADLVTLRGGRYQVIEDGALAVTAGRIVWLGARHALPDFAPSHVTDFGGGIITPGLIDCHTHLVFGGDRSGEFEQRLNGVSYADIAAAGGGILATVNATRQADHDSLLASARVRLAPLLAEGVTTLEIKSGYGLDVDSELKMLRVIRELGQRRPVQIVSTCLAAHAIPPEFRQQPEAWVDLVCRELLPAVVSEGLADAVDAFCEHLAFSPAQVERLFQAAQALQLPVKLHAEQLSSLHGSALAARFQALSADHLEYATEQDVAAMAAAGTVAVLLPGAYYLLRETQCPPVDLFRRYGVPMAVASDCNPGTSPALSLRLMLNLACTLFRLTPEEALAGVTLHAARALGLEHSHGSLEIGKTADFVHWPLARPAELVYWLGGQLPCTTIFRGEQRS; this is encoded by the coding sequence ATGACGATACCGTGCGATAGCCTGTGGCTGGGCGCTGACCTGGTTACCCTACGCGGCGGCCGCTATCAGGTGATTGAGGATGGCGCGCTGGCCGTCACCGCCGGACGTATTGTCTGGCTGGGTGCGCGGCACGCATTGCCCGATTTTGCGCCGTCGCACGTCACCGATTTCGGCGGCGGTATCATTACGCCCGGATTGATCGACTGCCATACCCATCTGGTGTTTGGCGGTGATCGCAGCGGTGAATTCGAGCAACGCCTTAATGGCGTCAGTTATGCCGACATCGCCGCGGCGGGCGGCGGCATTCTTGCCACCGTCAACGCCACCCGACAGGCGGACCACGACAGCCTGCTCGCCTCGGCGCGGGTGCGCTTAGCGCCACTGTTGGCCGAAGGGGTGACCACGCTGGAGATCAAGTCCGGTTACGGGCTGGATGTGGACAGCGAGTTGAAAATGCTGCGGGTAATCCGCGAACTGGGGCAGCGACGGCCGGTGCAGATTGTCTCCACCTGTCTGGCCGCCCATGCTATTCCACCGGAATTCAGGCAGCAGCCGGAGGCGTGGGTCGATCTGGTCTGCCGCGAGCTGCTGCCGGCGGTGGTCAGCGAAGGGCTGGCCGATGCCGTTGATGCCTTCTGCGAACACCTGGCGTTCAGCCCGGCGCAGGTAGAACGGTTATTTCAGGCCGCGCAAGCGCTTCAGTTGCCGGTGAAACTGCACGCCGAGCAACTTTCATCGCTGCACGGCAGTGCGTTAGCCGCGCGCTTTCAGGCGTTGTCCGCCGATCATCTGGAATACGCGACCGAACAGGATGTGGCGGCGATGGCCGCGGCAGGCACCGTCGCGGTGCTGCTGCCCGGCGCCTATTATCTGCTGCGGGAAACGCAATGCCCGCCGGTCGACCTGTTTCGCCGTTACGGCGTACCGATGGCTGTCGCCAGTGACTGTAACCCCGGCACCTCGCCCGCGTTGTCGCTGCGGCTGATGCTGAACCTGGCCTGTACGCTTTTCCGGTTGACGCCGGAAGAAGCGCTGGCCGGCGTCACGCTGCACGCGGCGCGCGCACTGGGGCTGGAGCACAGTCACGGTTCGCTGGAAATCGGCAAAACGGCGGATTTCGTTCACTGGCCGCTGGCGCGCCCGGCGGAGCTGGTTTACTGGCTGGGCGGTCAACTGCCCTGCACGACGATTTTTCGCGGAGAACAACGTTCATGA
- the hutG gene encoding N-formylglutamate deformylase, producing the protein MTPFTFIEGDGPLLLSIPHAGTALTPEVADRLTPAARPLPDTDWHIPQLYDFARKLGASVLAANYSRFVIDLNRPADDQPLYTTATTGLFPDILFDGTPAFMPDNAPPDTVRAGYLRDIWHPYHQQIQQQLAHIKQRHGYALLFDAHSIASRIPRLFDGQLPDLNLGTNGSLSCAPSIGSALLEVCQSQQRWSWVLNGRFRGGYITRAYGQPEQRQHAMQLELAQCNYMSEQAPFAWQPDKARELQPMLENIVRAFMDAAARLYQR; encoded by the coding sequence ATGACCCCATTCACTTTTATTGAAGGCGACGGCCCGCTGTTGCTCAGCATCCCTCATGCAGGCACCGCACTGACGCCGGAGGTGGCTGACAGGCTCACTCCTGCCGCTCGCCCGCTTCCCGACACTGACTGGCATATCCCACAACTGTACGATTTTGCCCGCAAGCTGGGTGCCAGCGTACTGGCGGCCAACTACTCGCGTTTTGTTATCGACCTGAACCGTCCGGCCGACGACCAGCCGCTGTACACCACCGCCACCACCGGCCTGTTCCCCGACATCCTGTTCGACGGCACGCCGGCGTTTATGCCCGACAATGCACCGCCCGATACCGTGCGCGCCGGTTATCTGCGCGATATCTGGCATCCTTATCACCAGCAAATTCAACAACAACTGGCGCACATCAAACAGCGCCACGGCTATGCGCTACTGTTCGACGCACACTCTATCGCATCACGCATTCCACGTTTGTTCGACGGGCAACTGCCGGACCTGAACCTCGGCACCAATGGTAGTCTCAGTTGTGCGCCGTCTATTGGGTCGGCGCTGTTGGAAGTCTGCCAGTCACAGCAGCGCTGGAGCTGGGTCTTGAACGGCCGTTTCCGTGGTGGTTACATCACCCGCGCCTACGGCCAACCGGAACAGCGCCAACACGCGATGCAACTGGAGCTGGCGCAGTGTAACTACATGAGTGAACAGGCTCCTTTCGCCTGGCAACCGGACAAGGCGCGGGAATTACAGCCGATGCTGGAGAACATCGTGCGCGCCTTTATGGACGCGGCGGCCAGGCTGTATCAGCGCTGA
- a CDS encoding ABC transporter permease, translating to MLTLLGFSDQGWGGLLAMAALTTLCLTTVALLVGALVGAAVAAAKLSTRRLWRVAGETYSIVFRGIPELLIIYLFYFGGSGVLTQVGRWFGADGFIELPPFLIGALAIGLISASYQGEVYRAARLAVSSGELEAASAMGMSRWRIGVRILLPQVMRFALPGLSNVWQMSLKDSALVSVTGIIELMRASQMAAGSTRDYFLFYLAGAALYLVLTVFSNTAFARLERLLSQPYHRKTLQEPS from the coding sequence ATGCTGACCCTGTTAGGTTTCAGTGATCAGGGGTGGGGCGGCCTGCTGGCGATGGCGGCGCTGACCACGTTGTGTCTGACGACGGTGGCGTTGCTGGTAGGCGCGCTGGTCGGCGCGGCGGTTGCTGCGGCCAAACTGTCCACGCGCCGGCTCTGGCGCGTGGCGGGAGAAACCTATTCCATCGTGTTTCGCGGCATTCCGGAACTGCTGATCATTTATCTGTTTTATTTTGGCGGTTCCGGCGTGCTGACGCAGGTCGGCCGCTGGTTCGGGGCCGACGGGTTTATCGAACTGCCGCCTTTTCTGATCGGTGCGCTGGCGATTGGCCTGATTTCGGCATCGTATCAGGGCGAGGTGTACCGTGCGGCACGTCTGGCGGTGAGTAGCGGTGAACTTGAAGCGGCCAGCGCGATGGGGATGTCGCGCTGGCGCATCGGGGTGCGGATCCTATTGCCGCAGGTGATGCGTTTTGCCTTGCCGGGCTTGTCCAACGTCTGGCAAATGAGTCTGAAGGATTCGGCGCTGGTATCGGTTACCGGCATTATCGAACTGATGCGCGCCAGCCAGATGGCCGCCGGCTCTACCCGCGACTATTTTCTGTTCTACCTGGCCGGTGCGGCGCTCTATCTGGTGCTGACCGTGTTTTCCAATACCGCGTTTGCCCGGCTGGAACGGCTTTTGTCCCAGCCTTATCACCGTAAAACGCTACAGGAGCCGTCATGA
- a CDS encoding ABC transporter permease, with protein sequence MIDMAFLTQTFLRLLSALPVTLGLFFASFAVGVVLSVLLVAMRVSAVWPLSGFARLYMLVFRGTPLLIQLFLVYYGLGQFSVVRDSLFWPVLRDPFSCAVLALALCTAGYTAEILRGALLSIPAGQIEAGLACGMSRWLLLRRIIAPIALRHALPAWSTEAILLIKSTALASLVTVWDVTGVAQQIIQRTYRTLEVFVCAALIYLLLNFIIVRVFAWLERALSPNLAAVPTSFGREHE encoded by the coding sequence ATGATCGATATGGCCTTTCTGACCCAAACGTTTCTGCGGTTATTGTCGGCGCTGCCGGTGACGCTGGGGTTATTTTTTGCCTCGTTCGCCGTCGGGGTGGTGCTTTCGGTGCTGCTGGTGGCGATGCGGGTGAGTGCCGTCTGGCCGCTGAGCGGGTTTGCCCGTCTGTATATGCTGGTCTTTCGCGGCACGCCGCTGCTGATTCAGCTATTTCTGGTCTATTACGGACTGGGGCAGTTCAGCGTGGTGCGCGACAGCCTGTTCTGGCCGGTGCTGCGCGACCCGTTCAGTTGCGCGGTGCTGGCGCTGGCGTTGTGCACCGCGGGTTATACCGCGGAAATTCTGCGCGGCGCGCTGTTATCCATTCCCGCCGGGCAGATTGAAGCCGGACTGGCATGCGGCATGTCGCGCTGGCTGCTGCTGCGCCGCATCATTGCGCCAATCGCGCTGCGTCACGCGCTGCCCGCCTGGTCGACCGAGGCGATTTTGCTGATCAAATCCACCGCGCTGGCCAGTCTGGTCACGGTGTGGGATGTCACCGGCGTCGCGCAACAGATTATCCAGCGCACCTACCGCACGCTGGAAGTGTTTGTCTGTGCCGCGCTGATTTACCTGCTGCTGAACTTCATTATTGTCAGGGTGTTTGCCTGGCTGGAACGCGCCTTGTCGCCCAATCTGGCCGCAGTGCCGACGTCTTTTGGGAGAGAGCATGAATAA
- a CDS encoding ABC transporter ATP-binding protein yields MNKTAPITLSMIDIRKSFGTLEVLKGISLDARKGEVISLLGASGSGKSTFLRCINLLETPDDGTVAVSGEMILMKRHKLGHQVAADRRQVERMRTRLGMVFQNFNLWSHMTVLQNVIEGPLHILRRSRAECVGQAEALLAKVGLYERRHFYPAQLSGGQQQRVAIARALSMEPEVMLFDEPTSALDPELVGEVLKVMRGLAEEGRTMLVVTHEMGFARHVSSRVVFMHQGRIDCEGAPDAMFGGESSPRFQQFIASHQTV; encoded by the coding sequence ATGAATAAAACCGCCCCCATCACGTTATCGATGATCGATATCCGTAAATCATTCGGCACGCTTGAGGTGCTCAAAGGCATCTCGCTGGATGCACGCAAAGGCGAGGTGATTTCGCTGCTGGGTGCCAGCGGGTCGGGCAAGAGCACCTTTTTACGTTGCATCAACCTGCTGGAAACGCCGGATGACGGCACCGTCGCCGTCAGCGGCGAAATGATCCTGATGAAGCGTCACAAACTCGGCCATCAGGTCGCGGCTGACCGTCGTCAGGTGGAGCGGATGCGTACCCGGCTGGGGATGGTATTCCAGAATTTCAATCTGTGGAGCCACATGACGGTGCTGCAAAACGTGATTGAGGGGCCGCTGCATATCCTCAGGCGTTCGCGTGCCGAGTGTGTCGGGCAGGCTGAGGCGTTGCTGGCGAAAGTCGGGCTGTACGAGCGGCGGCATTTTTATCCGGCGCAGCTTTCCGGCGGCCAACAGCAGCGAGTGGCGATCGCCAGGGCATTATCGATGGAGCCTGAGGTGATGTTGTTTGATGAACCGACCTCGGCGCTGGATCCGGAACTGGTCGGCGAGGTGCTGAAAGTGATGCGCGGGCTGGCCGAAGAAGGGCGCACCATGCTGGTGGTGACCCATGAAATGGGGTTTGCCCGCCACGTCTCCAGCCGGGTGGTATTCATGCATCAGGGGCGGATCGACTGCGAAGGCGCGCCCGATGCGATGTTCGGCGGCGAAAGTTCGCCGCGTTTTCAGCAATTTATCGCCAGTCACCAGACGGTATAG
- a CDS encoding methyl-accepting chemotaxis protein — translation MLRLSSLSIRYKFALALTPLLIALLWFATNGVLERRHTEQDMVQFAQLLALSQQAGNAAHALQRERGMSSGYIGSKGQKFAAQLRDQRGETDKALAALWKSQSSLTLSGAVGGIAQRLSRLQERLQTLSSLRAQVDGFSVPASQAVGWYTANVSDLIALVGEMSHLVTDGGLVTRVAAYYNLLNAKEQAGIMRALLSEVFAVDRFAPGQYERFSQLVGMENAYTNAFNQFAQPALRQQLQDSLNDAAAQTALKMRDTAFSKAASGGFGIDANDWFSQQTQRIDRLKVVEDAASAELLVWANRLQYQARVSGYGYLGGTVVSLALALLLAMLVARNVYQQLTSTLKTIDDMGNDLTCRLDVPGKDELSQLNQAYNRSLENIEQVVSTIKQGAELVERAGTEIAQGNQDLAQRTDEQAASLVETASSMEQITIAVKQTADYADQASELMKTMEAQIAAADHVTMQATEAMSQIRQSSEQMSQITAAIDAIAFQTNLLALNASVEAARAGEQGRGFAVVATEVRNLAQRSAGESQRIRDLISTSIEQVHSGVALVARSSETMKQIMSSTSQVRDFVSDIATAAREQSLGVAQINLALSQLEQVTQQNAALVSEAATASRLLDRQASDMKETVDRFVVADSNDVRIGLLR, via the coding sequence ATGCTTCGATTATCCTCTCTTTCTATTCGTTACAAGTTTGCGTTGGCGTTAACGCCATTACTGATAGCACTACTGTGGTTTGCGACTAACGGCGTACTGGAGCGACGCCATACTGAGCAGGATATGGTGCAATTCGCACAGTTGTTGGCTCTGTCGCAGCAGGCAGGCAACGCTGCACATGCCCTGCAGCGCGAACGTGGTATGAGTTCAGGATATATCGGCAGTAAAGGGCAGAAATTCGCCGCGCAATTACGGGATCAACGGGGGGAAACCGATAAAGCTTTAGCGGCATTGTGGAAAAGCCAATCCTCGCTGACGTTATCCGGCGCTGTCGGTGGCATTGCGCAGCGCCTGAGCCGCTTGCAGGAGCGTTTACAGACATTGTCTTCGCTGCGTGCTCAGGTGGATGGTTTTTCGGTGCCGGCTTCACAAGCCGTCGGGTGGTACACCGCCAACGTCAGCGATCTGATCGCGTTGGTGGGGGAGATGAGCCATCTGGTGACTGACGGTGGCCTGGTGACTCGTGTGGCGGCCTATTACAACCTGTTAAATGCCAAAGAGCAGGCGGGCATTATGCGGGCGCTGTTGTCCGAAGTGTTTGCCGTTGATCGTTTCGCGCCCGGCCAGTACGAGCGTTTTAGTCAATTGGTCGGCATGGAAAACGCCTACACCAATGCGTTTAACCAGTTTGCCCAACCGGCGCTCAGGCAGCAATTGCAGGATTCGCTCAATGATGCAGCGGCGCAGACGGCGCTGAAAATGCGTGATACCGCGTTTAGCAAAGCGGCCAGCGGCGGATTCGGCATTGATGCTAACGACTGGTTCAGCCAGCAGACGCAGCGTATCGACAGGCTCAAAGTGGTTGAAGACGCGGCCTCCGCGGAATTGCTGGTGTGGGCGAATCGGTTGCAGTATCAGGCGCGGGTAAGCGGTTACGGTTATCTGGGCGGAACGGTGGTATCGCTAGCGCTAGCCTTGCTGCTGGCGATGCTGGTGGCGCGCAATGTATACCAGCAACTGACTTCCACCCTGAAAACCATTGATGACATGGGCAACGATCTGACCTGTCGGCTGGATGTACCGGGTAAAGACGAACTATCGCAGTTGAATCAGGCTTATAACCGGTCGCTGGAAAATATCGAGCAGGTGGTGAGCACCATTAAGCAAGGCGCAGAGCTGGTGGAGCGAGCCGGCACTGAAATTGCCCAGGGGAATCAGGATCTGGCGCAGCGGACCGACGAACAGGCGGCATCGCTGGTGGAAACCGCCAGCAGTATGGAGCAAATCACCATCGCGGTGAAACAGACGGCGGATTATGCCGACCAGGCCTCTGAGCTGATGAAAACCATGGAAGCACAAATCGCCGCGGCCGATCACGTCACCATGCAGGCTACTGAAGCGATGTCGCAAATCCGTCAGTCCAGCGAGCAGATGTCGCAGATCACGGCGGCTATTGACGCCATTGCGTTTCAGACTAATTTGCTGGCGCTGAATGCGTCGGTAGAAGCAGCCCGGGCCGGCGAACAGGGGCGTGGGTTTGCCGTAGTGGCGACCGAGGTGCGCAATCTGGCGCAGCGCAGCGCCGGTGAGTCGCAGCGTATCCGCGATCTGATCTCGACCAGTATTGAACAGGTTCATTCCGGGGTTGCGCTGGTTGCGCGCAGCAGCGAAACCATGAAGCAGATCATGTCTAGTACGTCGCAGGTGCGGGATTTTGTCAGTGATATCGCGACAGCTGCACGGGAACAGTCGCTCGGCGTGGCTCAGATCAACCTGGCGTTGAGCCAGTTGGAGCAGGTGACCCAGCAGAATGCGGCGCTGGTGTCGGAGGCGGCCACCGCCAGCCGATTGCTCGACAGGCAGGCCAGCGACATGAAAGAAACGGTCGATCGCTTTGTCGTTGCCGATAGCAACGATGTTCGGATTGGCCTGCTCCGCTAA
- a CDS encoding formimidoylglutamate deiminase — translation MSVYFAERALLPQGMARNVRLEVDELGYLQSVTPDAASAGAQRLTGIVLPTMVNLHSHAFQRAMAGLAEVAGHPQDSFWTWRDLMYRMVANLTPEQVGVIATRLYIDMLKGGYSQVAEFHYLHHDPHGKPYRQHDMLRRLLAAAQQVGIGQTMLPVLYSYSGFGAQPPQPGQARFIQDVDHYLRQQETLATLIQPYPLLNHGLCFHSLRAVSQNQMEDVLEAADSSLPVHIHIAEQQKEVDDCLNWSGERPVQWLFNRFAVDARWCLVHATQLDEQELNRLADSLAVAGLCPTTEANLGDGIFPLDRYVARGGRWGIGSDSHVSLNVVEELRWLEYGQRLRDRRRNRVATAQQPAVGSLLYAQALQGGAQACRVPVGELSAGWRADWLVLREDALLSAVADDSLLNRWLFAGGSQQIREVWVAGKPVIEDGRHALDEEVDARFIAVMKTLQAVL, via the coding sequence ATGTCCGTTTATTTTGCCGAGCGAGCGTTACTGCCGCAGGGAATGGCGCGCAATGTGCGTCTGGAAGTGGATGAATTGGGGTATCTGCAATCCGTCACGCCGGATGCCGCGTCGGCAGGCGCGCAGCGGCTTACCGGCATTGTGCTGCCGACGATGGTTAACCTGCATTCGCACGCTTTTCAGCGTGCGATGGCCGGGCTGGCGGAGGTGGCCGGTCATCCGCAGGATAGCTTCTGGACCTGGCGTGATCTGATGTATCGCATGGTGGCAAACCTGACGCCGGAGCAGGTCGGCGTGATTGCCACCCGGCTGTATATCGACATGCTTAAGGGCGGCTACAGCCAGGTGGCGGAGTTTCATTATCTGCACCATGACCCGCACGGCAAACCGTACCGCCAGCATGACATGCTGCGTCGTCTGCTGGCGGCGGCGCAGCAAGTCGGTATCGGTCAAACCATGCTGCCGGTGCTCTACAGCTACAGCGGCTTCGGCGCACAGCCGCCGCAACCGGGGCAGGCGCGCTTTATTCAGGATGTGGATCATTACCTGCGTCAGCAGGAAACGCTGGCGACGCTGATTCAACCTTATCCGTTGCTCAATCACGGGCTGTGTTTCCATTCGCTGCGTGCGGTCAGTCAGAATCAGATGGAAGATGTGCTGGAAGCCGCCGACAGCAGCCTGCCGGTGCATATCCACATCGCCGAACAGCAGAAAGAGGTGGATGACTGCCTGAACTGGAGCGGTGAACGCCCGGTACAGTGGTTGTTCAACCGGTTTGCGGTGGATGCCCGCTGGTGCCTGGTGCACGCCACCCAACTGGATGAGCAGGAACTGAATCGACTGGCCGACAGCCTGGCGGTGGCCGGATTATGTCCGACCACCGAAGCCAATCTCGGCGACGGTATTTTCCCGCTCGATCGTTACGTGGCGCGGGGCGGGCGCTGGGGCATCGGTTCCGACAGCCACGTGTCGCTGAATGTGGTGGAGGAACTGCGCTGGCTGGAATACGGTCAGCGCCTGCGTGATCGCCGTCGTAACCGGGTGGCGACGGCGCAGCAACCGGCGGTCGGCAGCCTGTTATATGCTCAGGCGTTGCAGGGCGGCGCTCAGGCCTGCCGGGTGCCGGTCGGCGAACTGAGTGCAGGCTGGCGCGCCGACTGGCTGGTGCTGCGCGAGGATGCCCTGCTGAGCGCGGTGGCAGACGACAGCCTGCTTAACCGCTGGCTGTTTGCCGGCGGGAGTCAGCAGATCCGCGAGGTGTGGGTGGCGGGCAAACCGGTGATCGAAGATGGGCGGCACGCGCTGGACGAGGAAGTGGACGCCCGGTTTATCGCGGTCATGAAAACATTGCAGGCGGTGCTGTGA